The genomic segment GGTGTACTAACCGATCGAGTAACGCGTTAGCTGTCGTGGGGTTTTCTATCAGTCCATACCATTTTTTCACCGGCAGTTGACTGATCAGGATGCTGCTGCTTTTGTCGTAGCGATCTTCCATCACCTCCAACAGCATCGTTGCCTGCATCGGACTTATTGATTCTAGGCCCACGTCGTCCAAGATCAGTAACTCTATTTTTTCTAACTGCTTAAGCTGTTTTAGATAGGTTCCGTCTACCTGACACTGGTGAAAATGGACCAGCAACCGACCCACTCGCCAGTAACGCACGCTATATTGCTGCCGGCATGCCTGCTCACCAAGCGCACAACTGAGCCAGGTTTTGCCCGTACCTGTTGGCCCCGTGATGAGTATGCTTTTCTGATATTTCAGATATTGTCCCCCTAGCAGATCTCGCATCTGTTCCGGTGTCACTCCTCGGCTAGGGATATAGCGGATATCTTCCGGTTTTGCCTGCAAGCGCATTTGCGATTGCCGTCGCAGACGGCATATTTGGTTGTTTTTTCTATGCAAATTTTCCGCTTCTACCATCAGCGACAACCGCTCCTCGAACCCCAGCTCCCCATAACTCCCCGGGAGTTCGCGTTGCGTCTCCAACGCCTGGACCATTGCCGACAACTTCAGCTCTCGCAGAGCCATTAACAGTATATCCATATTTATTCTCCTTAGTGATAACTGTCCGGACCTCGGAGGTTTTCGTGAACCAGCATTGATACGCCGGCTCCGTCCTGGGTGACCTCACTTTCACGACCGTGTTTTAATACGTTGGCTATGAAAGAGCGGTTAATGCACCCTTTCTCCAACGCCAGCGCGCAGGGCCTTCTCCAGTCGCGTCGTCTCATAGCGCCGTTGCAGATTGAGTAGCCCCAGCACGGAGCGGTAAGCCTGCTCCGGATGGGCTTTGCTCTTTTGGATGGACTCGACCACTTTCAATGTGCACACACCCACCGACAGCGCCCAACTGCACAGCCTTTCCGGCGTCCACTGACTCTGCCCCTTATGGTTAGCCGGCATGTGCGCCGCCTGAGTCGTGTGCCTATAGGCGTTATCGCTGCGAGGGTGCGTAGCCACGCAGACGCCCTTATGGTGGATTTGCACCAGCCGTTGGGTGGCGATGACGTCAACGCGCTCGCCAACCAGCGGATGCGGCACCGAGTACCAGTTTTTGCCGTAGTCTATGTGGTAATCAGGTCCCACTCGGGCAACGAGATACTCACTGTATTCCCATTGTGTGGGCGGTAGAGGCCCAAGAGCCGGTTTGTCCAGCTGCTCGAAGCGTTCAAGGCGACTTTGTCCGCCGTAATGACGCATCGGGCGCAAATTCAACTCATGATTGAGTTCTCGTATCACCTGGTTGAGTTCGGCCAGCGAGTAGAACCTACGTTTACGCAACCGGGCCAAAACCCAGCGTTCTACCAGCTGCACAGTTGATTCTGCCTTCGCCTTGTCTTTCGGTTTTCTCGGGCGCGCCGGTAGCACCACTGTCTCATAGTGATTTGCCAGCGCCTGGTAGCTCTGGTTTATGACCGGCTCATAGCGGTCAGGGGTGCTGACAGCGCTGCGCAGATTATCAGGTATCATCAGCTCCGGAACCCCACCCATGAAGTGCAGGCAGCGGCTATTGGCGTTGAGCCACGATGCCATGTCCTGGCCTTCGCAGGCTTCGATATACGCATAGCCTGACACGCCCATGGCAGCGACGAAGATAGCGACCTGGCGTACGCTACCGGTCGCAGGGTTGACGATAGGTACGGTGGGGCCACAGAAGTCGATGAAGAGCTTTTCGCCAGCCTTGTGCTCCATGCGCATGGAACGCCGCTGCTTCTTTTTCCAGTCACGGAACAGTGCACAAAACTGTGAGTAACCGAGGGCATCACCGCCCACGGCGGACTGATATTCCATCCAGAGCAGCTGCTTGGTCATGCCCTTGCGGCTTAACTCGGTATCGATATCAAGCCAGCTGGGTAAGGTATTGATAACTTTTCCGGATTTGTCGGGATAGAGCAGGCGGTCGAGGTCGACGGGGGGACAGTTCCGCCGGCAATGGCCAGACCAGGTTAGCTATCGTGAATCGGCCGAGGATATCGTGCACGGTAGTACAGCCTATGTCGAGCGCTGCTGCGATAGTGCGATTCGAGCGACGCTGCTCGAATTTCATACGTAAGACATTAATATAGATGCACATTTCCGTTCTCGCTTTCTTCTTTTTACGTGCCATGCCCCCGAAAGCTAAAAGTCTCCAGAGTATGGCGGAACAGAAGATGAGCGATCGGACAGAATCGGAATCGCTGATCGGGCGACCGGAATCAGTGATCGGATGAAATCAGAATTAGTGATCGGGTGAAATCGGAATCAGTGATCGGATGTGACCGGAACCAGCATTATGACTCCTAACGCCCACGAACTGGCCAAGACATCCTTTCTAGTTGAGTTAGAACGTCGAGCAGAACAATTCCAGAATGAGTAAACCCACCGCTGCTGGCACGCACCTTTCCGACCAATCTCAGATCTTGCTATTTTACGTGCAAAGAAAAGCCCCGTGTCGTAGACGCGGGGCTTTATGTCGAAGCGTAGTCAATATGTAGACGACAATTAGAATAAATCCTTTTATTCCAGTAGGTTAACTTCATGATTTCTTCACGTCCCCTGTCTTCGCCGTTTTCCAGCCAGTTGCGTACAATGTTGCCAACCAACGTGGCGTCCTCCATGATGACCACCAGTTGCTCCTCGTTGTAGTCCTGCCCATAGGCAGCCAGATTGGATGTTTTGACGCTGCTCACATCGGGCCGATCAGGTGCGTAGAACTCATACGGGCTTAAATCCCCGAGGCTTATCAGTTCGCGCATTGTGGTAGGCTTAATGAGCTTCTCGTAGCACTTTCCCATCCATGATGCGAACGGCGTACCCGATAGCCCCACCACCCTAATATCAGTATCCCGGATGATTTCCAGCAATTTTTTGCGGCGCATATGGGCTTCGTCAACAATCAGCAAATCAATATTGTCCGGGAACTGTCGGCGTATCAGCGTGTCGGCACTGGCAATCTGGATCAGTTTATCCGGATCATGCAATGGATGCTCACGCCACACATAGCTGATTTCATCGGCAGGCAGGCCGTACTCAACAAAGCGCGTCGCTGTTTGGTCAAGCAGCACTGTGAACGGGGCGACAAACATTACACGCATGCCGCGACTGACAAAACCGTCGGCGATGAATGCCGATATTGCTGTCTTACCGAACCCAACCGGCGCGGACAGCAGCAGCGTTCTGTACTGCTTCCAGTGCTGGCGGGCTTTGTTGAATAAATCGAACTTTTAGGTGACTGGCGGCTCTGATCACTACATTCGTTTCAACATCAGGTCCCCATGGCAAAGCAAAAGTTTAAAATTACCAACTGGCCCGCATACAACAATGCGCTCAGGCAGCGGGGGGACCTGACAGTATGGCTTGATGAGTCAGCCATTGTTGCATGGACTGAGAGTACACCACCTGAACATCGTGGCCGGCCGCTTCACTACACCGATATGGCCATTACCACGGTTCTGATAATAAAGCGCGTGTTTAACCTTTCGCTCCGGGCGTTACAGGGTTTCGTTGACTCAATTTTTAAACTGATGGGGCTGTCGCTGCGTTGCCCAGATTACTCTCTGGTCAGCCGGCGAGCAAAAACCGTCGACATCAGCATAAAAACGCCAACCCGCGGCGAAATCTCACACCTGGTCATCGATGGCACCGGCCTGAAAGTCTTCGGCGAAGGCGAATGGAAAGTCAGGCAGCATGGGGCTGAGAGGCGCAGAGTATGGCGCAAGCTTCATCTGGCAGTAGATAGCGTGACACATGAAATTATCTGTGCCGATTTATCGCTAAGCGGTACGACAGATGCGCAGACGCTGCCCGGGCTGATACCAAACCCACCGAAAAATCAGGGAAGCGTCGGCTGACAGTGCTTACGA from the Candidatus Sodalis pierantonius str. SOPE genome contains:
- the istB gene encoding IS21-like element ISSoEn3 family helper ATPase IstB, yielding MDILLMALRELKLSAMVQALETQRELPGSYGELGFEERLSLMVEAENLHRKNNQICRLRRQSQMRLQAKPEDIRYIPSRGVTPEQMRDLLGGQYLKYQKSILITGPTGTGKTWLSCALGEQACRQQYSVRYWRVGRLLVHFHQCQVDGTYLKQLKQLEKIELLILDDVGLESISPMQATMLLEVMEDRYDKSSSILISQLPVKKWYGLIENPTTANALLDRLVHPSYRLELKGESLRKEQGVASTGKID